The following nucleotide sequence is from Corylus avellana chloroplast, complete genome.
AAAGCATTGGGTCGAACTCTTCTTTGGTGTCAAGGTAATAGCTATGAATAGTCATCGACTCCCGGGAAAGGGTAGAAGAATGGGACCTATTATGGGACATACAATGCATTACAGACGTATGATCATTACGCTTCAACCGGGTTATTCTATTCCACCTATTATAAAGAAAAGAACTTAAATCAAAATACTTAA
It contains:
- the rpl23 gene encoding ribosomal protein L23 translates to MNGIKYIVLTDKSIRLLVKNQYTSNVESGSTRTEIKHWVELFFGVKVIAMNSHRLPGKGRRMGPIMGHTMHYRRMIITLQPGYSIPPIIKKRT